Within the Deltaproteobacteria bacterium genome, the region TACTGGAAACATTAAAGAACAGCTGTGCGGCCCATGCGCTTGCAGCGCCGCTTGGAATTACATGGTCGGTCCGTGGAGCCCATATAGGGTCCGCAAAGGTAGCCGAAAAAACAGCTGAACTCGCTAACGTTCCATGGGTCGCGGCGAGAGCAGCGACTGCGGAGGGTATGGCACGCGCAGAGAGGCAGGCGGCACTCAATGTCATGAGGACCGCTGCAGTCCATGGCCTAAGGTCAGCTAAATGGGCTGCAAGAGCGACGCCAGCCGTTGGTGCTGGCATAGCCGGATTGGACGCGTGGCTTGCCTGGAGAAATTGCTGGGGACAAAAATCGAGCGCTACCACTAAACCTGATGAAGCATCCGCAAATGGCGTAGCTGATGCAAATGTCGGAGCAGTTCCGAGTGCTGGTGCTGGCGAAGAATCGCCGGGTTCTAGTCAACCCACTAACAAAGGTCGCCATCTTATGTGGCAACAGGAACTCACATATTGAGCAAAACATCCACGCCAGGTCAAAGCGACTGGCTTTGCAGCCTCTTCCATAGCTGCTCATCGGGAGCTATGCACGGATCACGCGGTACTTCTGCTAGCTCGTCCTTGTGAGCTACTGATTCTCTGAAGACGTTGTAAGCCCGATAGCAGGTGTCGTGATGCGGATCCTGATAGTCCCCGATGGGGATGAAGTCACGAAAGTTATTTTTGTGAGCACTCTGGCACTGCGCTGCATTGAGTGCCGTGGGATTAGGGTCGTTCCATTGTTTTAGGGAGAAGAAGAACATCTCCATGGCATCGTTTACATTCACGCCGACGTGGGCGCCAAGCTCGAGTGCCACTTCATCAGCCTCTTGTTCGTCAGTGTAATAGCCGAGTCGCTCACTCTGTGCCGTCTTATAGGCTTCGTCGCTGAGTTGATTGCTCTTCTTAATGGCATCTGGCCACATAGGATTTAACTTAGGCAGAAGATCCGCCAAGGTCTTCGCGTCGCCCAAGATGGCTTCAAACGTTCCTTTATCTAAACCCAGCTGGTGGTCTCTGTAGCGCAGTGTTCTGATATCGAGATCCACTTGCTGGCTACATGTGGTGAGCGCGTCTTCGAACTCCTTGTAGAGTGTCCGCGCTACCATGGTTGTCGGTAGAGGGGCATAGGGAAAGGGATAGATCTTATTCCTGTTATCCATGTTGCTTAAACGTTGCGTGACGCCGTCAAGCGCTGCGCAAGCCTCCTCACAGCGCGTCTCCGTACACCAATATTTGGGGAGCCATTCCCAGCTGGTAATGAGTTGGAATAGGCGCGGATGAAACTGTCCCGCGTACTGATCAGTAACGGTGATGTGTTTGAGTTTGCGTATTTTCTTGCCCAGTTCTGCCAGTGGATGAGTCTCGGGTAGCGGTCGTGGGCGCGCCGCCACATTATTTTTGCGGTCTAGTTGATAGAAGTAATTGTAGCGCTGCTCGCCTGCAGAGCTATGGAGGTGGTAATAGTGGCCGAGTTCATGTGCTAGGATGAATGCGACTGACGGCTCGGAGATTTCAAATAGTTTGTCGGTCATCACGATTCTGTTGGAGATTGCTTTATAGCTTAGTTGCGTGATGATTTTCTCGTAGGCGTATGCGGGGAAGGCGTTGCTTTTTTGCAGACAATTGAGATCCATCGACAATTCTAGATTTTTGGTCCCGTTGGCGCCAGGGAATGCGACCACGCATTTAGTACTGTCACCTAGAAAATAATTTAAGACATCATTCAATTGATCGCGGCTAAGGTCTCTCTTAACACAGTTACTTGGCGGCAGGATGACGTATTTATCGTCCTGATTCCGCAGGATGAGTGTTTGCGGTTGTTGATCTGTGATATGCTTGGCGCCGCGGAATTTAACTGCGATATCAACGCAAATATCGACTGATGGTACCATCGCCTGAATGTCGTTTTGTTTAATGAGTAGAGCCTTTGGCTCCGGCGCATCCAGATCAGGATTCATACTTTTGACAATGCGGTGAAAGGCGGATAGCCATTCTTGCATCCTCTTGGTTCGGTCATGGTCATCAGGATACTGTTGGGCGCCCTTTAGCATGTTCATGGTCTGCGCGAGTCTCTCCGGCGTGTCGTCAAGCCAAAGGGCAGCGCCAGTTGGTACAGACGACCAGGCGTTAAAGTCGTGCAACTTTGATCTTTTCGCTGGCGAGGCTTTGCACACTGGACTCGTCCTGCTGAGCGCCCCCGAGGCTTTTGAGGTTGTTTTGCACGAGGCTAGTACGAGAGTTGCTAAGGCGAAAGTCAGTAGTCGTGCCATGAGAGTTTAGCTCCTTGAGTCCAAAGTACCGGCGGTCGGAGTTGTGCTCCCAACTTTGACGCTAGCTAAGCGCAACCATTGGATTATCGGCACTGTGAGCTATCGTCTTGAGAACGGTAGTGTAAATGACTAGCTCATCCCAGCATATCGAGAGATTCATGGAGATTTATGAAGATTCGTCGTGAACTGCAAAATCCAGGGTTGAGCCTTAATCTGCCGGCATGAATTTGGCGAGAAAGGACTCTCAGCCGCCTAAACAACTAATCAGCACCTCACGCAGCGAGTGACCAGAGCCCGGCAGCTTAGTCCGCGTCAGGCCGTCGTAGCCGCTATCACCTGATTCTTGGGCTTGGTTCAAAAAAGAAACTAAATCGTGTGCCGTTCCGCTGATTGGCACCGTGCAGGCGAAGGTTCTGGCGATGGGAGTGAGTGTGCCATCAGCACGATTTATGGTGGCGGCGCTGCCTGCAAAGATCCATAGGCACTGGCCCAGCACTCCGTCGGACTTGCGTACCGCGCAGGTCCACGAAAGTGGTTGCAGATTAGCATAGTCACCGGCGCAAAAAGTATCCCCGCAAGCCGCTGCAAACTGAGCGGCCAAGGCTGCAGTAGCGGATTGCAGTGCCGCAGGGGCAAAATCCGGACTATCGCTTGTGGTTGCCAGATAGGTCTCTGCGTCGGTATAGGAATCTGTAGCTTCCGGACTGGCGGGGGTGATTGAGGAGGGTAAGAGTAGGCTCAGGGCCAGATTTACAATTCTTTTACGCATGAAAGCACCGTCTCGGTCTGCTGCAAAGAGTTGGTGAAATCGGTGGCAGCTCTCGATACTTAGCCCAACTCTCGTCAATAAGCGAGCGACATGATGAGTGATTTTTCCTCATCTTCTGGTTTTTGTCGGGGCGCTCAGGCGCCACTAAGTACCCGTGCGGGCGATCAATTTTCAAGCGAGATGGGACTATGAGTAATAGATAAGAAAGGGAGCGTCCGCGCTTACTCGGAGAAGGGTTTCACTGTATGAGAAGTGTTGCCGAGAAGGGGTAAAAACGCTTAATCTTAAAGGTATCTTTACTCGGCGATAGGCAGAGGAGTGACGGAATGCGGGTAGCTTCTACATGCATGCGTTGGCTGATTCTATGCGCAGTCTTTAGCTTCGGGTGTGGTCGGGAATCACCAAATCACGTTGCGGGTCAGCGCTCGAAAGCGAAGGGCGACGAGCAACTACTGACTAAATACCCAGTTGTTTTGCTGCATGGGTTCTTCGGTTGGCAGCAAGTATTTCATATCGACTATTTCTACCAGGTTCCAAAGCATCTGCGCAAACTTGGCTACAAAGTCTATGCAACGCAGGTGACACCGATTCATACGGTCGAGACGCGCACCAATCAACTGGCACCACAGATCGATAAGATTTTGGCCGAGACAGGTGCAGAGAAAGTAAACCTGATTGCCCATTCTATGGGTGGCTTAGACGGGCGTTACTTGATCTCCGTCATGGGCTACGGTGATCGAGTAGCATCTCTAACGTCCATCGCAACACCACATGGCGGATCGTTGATTGCGGATGCTCTGCTTGGAGTCGTTGACGCAGGCAACGAGGTGAAGGTAGCAGCTAACTCGATTCTGCGCGGCACCAATCACCTAATCAAACACGAGATGAACTTGGCTGATGTCGGACCGGTCGATTTGAACGGTGCTCTCTACAACCTCTCGACCAAGTTTGTGAACGAGATCTTTGCCGACATGTGTCCGGATGATTCTCGGGTTTACTACCAATCGTGGAGTGGAGCCGCTAGTTTCCGCCATCGCTTCAAGCCTGACATCTTCGATCCGATCGTCGCCGTGGCGCATCGCTTCATCGAGAAGACCCAAGGACCCAACGACGGTCTCGTGTCGGCGACCAGCGCCTTGCACGGCGTTGATCGCGGTGTGGTCCCGGGTGATCACTTAGACGAAATTGGCCAACTCCTAGGTCGCGCCCCTGAGGGCTTCGACCATAAGAAGTTCTACCAAGATATCGTCGAAGACTTAGCCGCTCGCGGCTACTAAGGTGAGTTGCTCGCGGCGAAGTGCGCCGCTCCCAGCAGCGGTGCATGCGCCTCCGTGATCACCTTGATGGGCATGGCGTCGAGTATCTCGAGAAACCGCCCCTTAGCGCGGAAACCGGCGACAAAATCGCCACCGCTCAGGTAGGGCAGGATGCGTGGCGCAATGCCGCCACCAATATAAACTCCACCGGTCGCCAGCAGCTTGAGCGCCATATTGCCGGCCTCAGCCCCGTACAGCTCAGCAAACCACTTGAGCAAATTCTGGGCGATAGATTCACCACGATCGGCAGCAGAAATGATGGCTGCGCCGATGTCTAGGCGATCACCAACTGCGTCTAAAAGGGCTGGTGACACGGGGTCACCTCGCTCACGCATGTAGTCAAACATGTTGCGAAACCCACATTGCCCCGACACGACGCGCTCCCAGCTCACATGACCCTGGTAGCGCTGCTGGAGAAAGCGCGCCAGCTCAAGATCGCGTTGGGTCACTGGAGCAAAGGTCGCGTGACCGCCCTCGGACGGCAGCACCGTGTACCTTGGGCCCTGCGGCACCAAGACGGCCTCACCCAGGCCAGTGCCGGCAGCGATCAGCACGCGGGGCCCTGGTCCAGGCTCGCCCTGCTGAATGGTGATTAGATGGGTATCGGGTAGGTGAGGGACCGCATAACCCAGGGCCTGCAGGTCATTCAGTAGGTGCACTGGTGCCTTGACTGCCGCTGCTATGGCATCGGCGTCAATCGACCAGGCAACGTTGGTGAGGCTCACATAGCGGCCATGAACCGGACCGGCGACACCTATCGCGATCCCTCGCAGCGGCGGGATGCGTCCACCAAAGTGGGCCTCGATCATGTGTAGGAGGCTAGCTGCGGCCTCAGTGTGATGACGACTGAGATGAGTCTCGCGTAACTGGTCGCCCTGGCAGTCGTAACTCCCCATGGCAACCTTGGTTCCACCAATATCGATGGCTAAAATCATGTGCTTTACCTCCTACCAGCCTCCGGGCACCAGGGTACCCGGACGGTTGTTTAGAGTTTAGCGTGCGGTGCGACTTGCAGCCCGCCCCACGCTCTCGTAGTAAAAGCCGAGGTCCTCAAGGACCCGCTGGCTGTATTGGTTGCGGAGATCGAATACGGCTAAATTGCGCATGAGGCCCTTGGCCTTATCCCAATTGGGGCGCTTGTACTCGCTCCATTCGGTGACCAGTACGACAGCGTCTGCACCGCGCAGAGCGTCGTAGGCGGAGTTGGCGTAGGTCAGGCCTGCCAGCTCACCCATCTCAAATTTGAAATTGGCCAGACCCTCGGGGTCATGACCGACGACGCTGGCACCGCTCCCGATCAGGAACTTGGCAATCGTCTTAGCTGGAGAGTCACGGACATCGTCGGTGCCTGGTTTGAAAGCAAGGCCCCACAGCGCCACCCGCTTGCCCTCGAGCGAGCCGAAGTGTTTTTTAACCTTACCTGCCACCCAGTTCTTCTGCTGCTCATTGGCGGCGGTCACGGCCGTCAGGACTTTGAGTTCTATCTGATTCTCGATCGCTGTACGGACTAATGCCGCCACATCTTTGGGGAAACAGGATCCGCCGTAGCCTGGTCCCGCATAGAGGAACTTGCGGCCGATCCGGGGGTCGGCACCCATGCCGCGCCGTACATGGTCGATATCAGCCCCGACGGCCTCACACAGGCGGGACAGCTCGTTCATGAAGCTGATCCGTGTCGCCAGCATGGCGTTGGCACCGTACTTGGTCAGCTCAGAAGAGCGACGATCCATCACGAATAGCCGGCCTGGGTCATCCAGGATGAAGGGGCGGTACATTTCGCGGAAGACCTCAGTCGCCGCCTCGTCATCGACGCCGACGATGATGCGGTCGGGCTTCATGAAGTCGTCGATCGCTGTACCTTCCTTCAGAAACTCGGGATTGGACGCCACCGTGAGGCTTAGTTTGCTCTGCCGTGCCGCTAGCTCGGCGCGCAGAATATTCTCAACAATATCGCAGGTTCCTACAGGTACCGTAGACTTAACGACGACCAGGAGATCGCCGTCCGCCAGGCGGCCGATGCTCTGCGCCACCGCTTTGACATACTGGAGGTCGGCTGACCCGTCCTCGCCCTGGGGGGTACCGACGGCGATAAAGGCACAGGAGCTACCCTTAAGGGCCGCTGCCAGATCGGTTGTAAAGCTCAGACGCTCGTGCTCGATATTACGCTTGAGGAGGTTGTCTAGCCCTGGTTCGTAGATTGGCGGCTCGCCCTTCTTGAGTTTGGCGACCTTGTCGGCATTGGCATCCACGCAGACGACCGTGTGTCCGACTTCTGCCAGGCAAACACCGGTCACAAGTCCGACGTAGCCACTACCGATGACGGTGATTTGCATTGCGAGCTCCTATCTTGCCGCTAACCGGCGGCGCTTAATCTTTGAGGAGGCAAATTTAGCGATCTAGTCTAGGAAGAACAAGTAGAAACACCTCTTTGCTCGGGTATCATGCCTCCCGCTTCGTTGCTCCCCCCAGACTGCGAATGCTACAATGAAGGTATCGCTGCATCCACACGAGCCTAATGCGGCCCCAATGCCAGGGGTGCTGCCTGAACGACCGCCCACCGCCATTTATCGGGCAATAGGGAATTATGTCAGAAGAAAAAACCATCATTGCCGAGAACCCGAATCTGACGATTCTCCAAGGTGCTAAGCGCAAGAACGCCTGCGTCGTGCAGTACAGTGGCGCTAAGCTCGGCAAACGGTATCCACTGAGCGAGCCGGTCAACGTCATTGGCCGGTCCCCGAGCGTCCAGATCATCATCAACGAAGCCAGTGTTTCCCGTCAGCATGCCAGACTTGTAGTTATCGGTGACAACGTCGTTGTCGAAGATATGGGTAGCTCCAACGGTACCTTCGTTAATGACGTGCGCACCGACGGTCAGAGCCAGCTTAAGGACGGCGACATCATTCGGCTCGGGACCGTGCTCCTAAAGTTCTTTGCTCATGACAATGTTGACAGCGTGATGCACGACAAAATCTACCGCATGGCGACCATCGATGCTGGGACGCAGATCTTCAATAAACAATATCTGCTGGATGCACTCGAGGCTGAGATCAAGTTCAGCCGGACGTACGGCCGCGATCTTTCGATCATTTATTACGATCTCGATCACTTTAAACCGGTTAATGATAACTACGGCCACAATGCTGGTGACTATATTCTGCGTGAAAGTGCAGCATTAGTGCGTACGGCAGTGCGTAAGGACGATATACTCGGACGTTTTGGTGGCGAGGAGTTTGTTATCATACTCCCTAACACTGATGCACGCACTGCTACGGAGCTAGCCGAGAGAATTAGGCACAAGCATGAGACTTTTGAGTTTATGGTCGAATTTGAAAAAGATGGTGCACAGCAACGCGTCAATCATCGGCAAACTATCTCCATCGGTGTGGCCCAGCTCAGGCCACCGGTCGCTACGACCAAAGAATTCCTCGAAATCGCTGACAAGAAACTGTACACATCAAAACAGACCGGACGTAATCGTGTGACGACCTAACTCTACGAGCGTCGTCGCCAAAGCTTGGAGTAAGTCATGGTTCTGGTGAGGCCGCGCTTGGTAAGGGCTTTAACGTTGGTGGTAAGTCTCTTGACGCTGCCAGCTTGCCTGTCTTCGGTTGAATCAGATGTGACCATCACCCCGTCAGTCAAGGACGACGCGGTGTACCAGGATGCTCTGAAAAAATCGACGCGTGAGCGTACGATTTATAAAGATTTTGAAACCGTAGCGATCGTCCACGCCACCTATCTTTCCCCTGAGTTCAGGGCGGCTTTTGCTGACCGCCTCAACCGGGTGTTTAAACGTGGCGAGGTACAGTTTGACGAGGCCAAAGATCGGGCTGCGTTCTTTGTCAGCGTCGAGGTGCCAGGGATTTGGTTTGATCGCAATGATCTTGCTGATACCCACCTGTGGTCAGTCATGATGGAGACGGAGCAAGGACCTGTCAAACCTGTCGTCATCAAGCGGATTCGTGACAAGGAGAGATGGCGCCCATTCTTCTCGCACCTGACGGAATGGAGCGGCGAATTTCTTGTCATATTTGACACTCCTTCGATCAATGCAAATTCCGACCAAATGGTCGTCAAGACGCCTGTAAAATTGATGATTGCGAATGCAGAAGCGCAACTAAACCTCGTTTGGTGACCGACGCTCTGCCACTATTTTGGCGACACTTCCGTCGGCAAAAATGACGCAATCGCAAAGAAGGATTGAGGATTTACCCGGGCTGAGTGGAAATCCCTAGAACCCTTATGGGCCAAGGATTTGACACGTGGCATACCATTCCTGATAAACTAGTAAGTACCGACTCGCACATCAGTCCGATTCTTCATGCCAGCACCCAATTGCTAGGGAGCCCGTAGGTATGCTGCAGTACCGTGCCACTGATATTCTTCTAGAGTTAATCGAGCTCACACATGAGCGGATTGACGAGGTGCGTTGTCAGGTAGCTTACTACCGTGTCAGCGTCTACAAAGGTGAGACGGCCGAGCAGATCACGACCAAACTTGGTCAGATTGAGCGCGTGAGCAAGATTTTCGGTGACGACCATCTGGTCGACGCATTTTCCGATTACGTGGCTCTCGAGGACGCCAATGGGCAGCTTTGCGCGCCTGGTGAGTGCTCGTTCACGCGCCGCGTGACGACGTTGCTCCATGCGGTAGAATTGCAT harbors:
- a CDS encoding triacylglycerol lipase, with protein sequence MRVASTCMRWLILCAVFSFGCGRESPNHVAGQRSKAKGDEQLLTKYPVVLLHGFFGWQQVFHIDYFYQVPKHLRKLGYKVYATQVTPIHTVETRTNQLAPQIDKILAETGAEKVNLIAHSMGGLDGRYLISVMGYGDRVASLTSIATPHGGSLIADALLGVVDAGNEVKVAANSILRGTNHLIKHEMNLADVGPVDLNGALYNLSTKFVNEIFADMCPDDSRVYYQSWSGAASFRHRFKPDIFDPIVAVAHRFIEKTQGPNDGLVSATSALHGVDRGVVPGDHLDEIGQLLGRAPEGFDHKKFYQDIVEDLAARGY
- a CDS encoding ROK family protein; translated protein: MILAIDIGGTKVAMGSYDCQGDQLRETHLSRHHTEAAASLLHMIEAHFGGRIPPLRGIAIGVAGPVHGRYVSLTNVAWSIDADAIAAAVKAPVHLLNDLQALGYAVPHLPDTHLITIQQGEPGPGPRVLIAAGTGLGEAVLVPQGPRYTVLPSEGGHATFAPVTQRDLELARFLQQRYQGHVSWERVVSGQCGFRNMFDYMRERGDPVSPALLDAVGDRLDIGAAIISAADRGESIAQNLLKWFAELYGAEAGNMALKLLATGGVYIGGGIAPRILPYLSGGDFVAGFRAKGRFLEILDAMPIKVITEAHAPLLGAAHFAASNSP
- a CDS encoding UDP-glucose/GDP-mannose dehydrogenase family protein codes for the protein MQITVIGSGYVGLVTGVCLAEVGHTVVCVDANADKVAKLKKGEPPIYEPGLDNLLKRNIEHERLSFTTDLAAALKGSSCAFIAVGTPQGEDGSADLQYVKAVAQSIGRLADGDLLVVVKSTVPVGTCDIVENILRAELAARQSKLSLTVASNPEFLKEGTAIDDFMKPDRIIVGVDDEAATEVFREMYRPFILDDPGRLFVMDRRSSELTKYGANAMLATRISFMNELSRLCEAVGADIDHVRRGMGADPRIGRKFLYAGPGYGGSCFPKDVAALVRTAIENQIELKVLTAVTAANEQQKNWVAGKVKKHFGSLEGKRVALWGLAFKPGTDDVRDSPAKTIAKFLIGSGASVVGHDPEGLANFKFEMGELAGLTYANSAYDALRGADAVVLVTEWSEYKRPNWDKAKGLMRNLAVFDLRNQYSQRVLEDLGFYYESVGRAASRTAR
- a CDS encoding GGDEF domain-containing protein — protein: MSEEKTIIAENPNLTILQGAKRKNACVVQYSGAKLGKRYPLSEPVNVIGRSPSVQIIINEASVSRQHARLVVIGDNVVVEDMGSSNGTFVNDVRTDGQSQLKDGDIIRLGTVLLKFFAHDNVDSVMHDKIYRMATIDAGTQIFNKQYLLDALEAEIKFSRTYGRDLSIIYYDLDHFKPVNDNYGHNAGDYILRESAALVRTAVRKDDILGRFGGEEFVIILPNTDARTATELAERIRHKHETFEFMVEFEKDGAQQRVNHRQTISIGVAQLRPPVATTKEFLEIADKKLYTSKQTGRNRVTT